The following proteins are encoded in a genomic region of Williamwhitmania sp.:
- a CDS encoding peptide chain release factor 3 produces MDLTHEINRRRTFAIISHPDAGKTTLTEKLLLFGGAIHVAGAVKSNKIKKAATSDFMEIERQRGISVATSVMGFEYNDAKINILDTPGHQDFAEDTFRTLTAVDSVIIVIDCAKGVEAQTRKLMDVCRMRNTPVIVFINKLDRVGRDPFDLLDEIEKELQISVRPLSWPISMGPTFKGVYNMFEKTLNLFFSEDKQRVGEENIKIDNVFESSVLDSYISPFTKTLKEEINLIESVYSEFDRELYLKGKLAPVFFGSALNNFGVQELLNCFIQIAPSPTKSFTEEREISPYEEKLTGFVFKIHANMDPNHRDRIAFLKICSGTFERNKPYLHVRLGKSIKFASPNAFMADKKSIIDFAFPGDIIGLHDTGNFKIGDTLTEGEALH; encoded by the coding sequence ATGGATTTAACGCACGAAATTAACCGACGAAGAACATTTGCTATAATAAGTCACCCAGACGCAGGAAAAACTACCCTAACGGAGAAATTACTGCTTTTTGGTGGTGCAATTCACGTTGCTGGTGCAGTTAAGTCGAATAAAATAAAAAAGGCAGCAACCTCCGACTTCATGGAGATTGAACGACAAAGGGGAATCTCTGTCGCTACCTCCGTCATGGGATTTGAATATAATGATGCTAAAATCAATATTCTTGACACCCCAGGACACCAAGATTTTGCTGAGGATACTTTTAGAACCTTAACGGCCGTTGATAGCGTTATCATTGTTATCGACTGTGCTAAAGGGGTAGAAGCGCAGACTCGAAAGCTTATGGACGTTTGCCGCATGCGTAATACCCCTGTTATAGTATTCATAAACAAACTTGACCGTGTGGGGCGGGACCCTTTCGACTTGCTTGATGAGATAGAGAAGGAACTCCAGATATCGGTTAGACCACTCTCTTGGCCCATAAGTATGGGGCCTACATTTAAGGGTGTGTATAATATGTTTGAAAAAACGCTCAATCTCTTCTTTTCGGAGGATAAACAGCGCGTTGGTGAGGAAAATATTAAAATAGATAACGTATTTGAATCTAGTGTGTTAGATTCATATATTTCACCCTTTACCAAGACACTAAAAGAGGAAATCAACCTTATCGAAAGTGTTTATTCTGAGTTCGACAGAGAACTTTACCTGAAGGGGAAGCTTGCCCCAGTATTTTTTGGCTCAGCTCTCAATAATTTTGGTGTTCAAGAGCTACTCAACTGTTTCATTCAAATTGCCCCTAGCCCAACAAAATCGTTTACAGAGGAGCGAGAGATTAGCCCATATGAGGAGAAGTTGACAGGGTTCGTGTTTAAAATTCATGCCAACATGGATCCCAACCATCGGGACAGGATCGCATTTTTGAAGATATGCTCCGGAACATTCGAACGAAACAAGCCATACCTTCACGTCAGGCTTGGAAAGAGCATAAAATTTGCTAGTCCAAACGCTTTTATGGCCGATAAGAAATCAATTATCGACTTTGCCTTTCCCGGTGACATTATTGGCCTACACGATACTGGCAACTTTAAGATAGGCGATACCCTTACTGAGGGTGAGGCTTTGCATT
- a CDS encoding quinone-dependent dihydroorotate dehydrogenase, translated as MYKRLIRPLLFCLNPESVHLLVANSLRILFVIPGLRLLVRKTLRVNDSRITRTVFGLKFPSPVGLAAGFDKDAKLISEMDALGFGFIEVGTVTPKGQPGNPKPRSFRLPEDQALVNRMGFNNLGLEAAVAKLAKRRKKIIVGGNIGKNTLTPNSRAVEDYAEVFQGLYPYVDYFVVNVSCPNISDLHELQESDELSSILSQLTKLRSQQAQFRPILLKVSPDLSLDQATKQVKTAMQFGLDGIVATNTTRSREGLVTPEVKVNSLGSGGLSGKPLFEKSIKLVEHIYSITGGKLPIVGVGGIMSEKDALDMLKAGASLIQVYTGFIYNGPCFVRRINRAIIKANVD; from the coding sequence ATGTACAAGCGACTTATAAGACCTCTTCTATTTTGTCTTAACCCTGAATCTGTCCATCTACTTGTAGCCAATTCACTTAGAATTTTATTTGTAATTCCAGGTCTGAGACTACTAGTGCGAAAAACACTGCGTGTTAACGATAGCCGCATAACACGTACCGTTTTTGGATTGAAGTTCCCGTCCCCGGTGGGCCTTGCTGCTGGTTTTGATAAGGATGCCAAGCTTATTTCTGAAATGGATGCTCTAGGCTTTGGTTTTATTGAAGTGGGAACTGTTACTCCCAAGGGGCAGCCTGGTAATCCAAAACCGCGTAGCTTTCGACTTCCTGAAGACCAAGCCCTTGTAAATCGGATGGGGTTTAACAACCTTGGACTTGAGGCTGCTGTAGCGAAATTAGCAAAACGGAGAAAAAAAATTATTGTTGGAGGAAATATTGGAAAAAATACCTTGACGCCAAATAGTAGAGCAGTAGAGGACTATGCTGAGGTGTTTCAGGGGTTATATCCCTATGTGGACTATTTCGTTGTTAACGTGTCCTGCCCAAATATTTCAGACTTACATGAACTTCAGGAAAGTGACGAATTGAGTAGCATCTTAAGCCAGCTTACAAAGCTGAGAAGTCAACAAGCGCAATTCCGACCAATTCTGCTTAAGGTAAGCCCTGATTTAAGCCTAGATCAAGCCACTAAGCAGGTAAAAACGGCAATGCAATTTGGCCTAGATGGAATTGTAGCAACCAACACCACTCGCAGCCGTGAGGGGCTTGTTACTCCGGAGGTGAAGGTTAACAGTCTTGGAAGTGGCGGATTGAGCGGAAAACCACTATTTGAAAAGTCGATAAAACTTGTTGAGCATATCTACTCTATTACTGGCGGTAAGCTTCCTATTGTAGGTGTTGGTGGCATAATGTCTGAAAAAGATGCCCTCGATATGCTTAAAGCTGGTGCAAGCCTTATTCAGGTTTATACTGGGTTTATCTATAATGGGCCTTGCTTTGTTCGGCGCATAAATAGAGCTATAATTAAGGCTAATGTAGATTGA
- a CDS encoding helix-turn-helix domain-containing protein: MQDRLLKLLTGKQLTATRFAEIIGVQKSSISHILSGRNKPSFDFIEKILQKFPEINPEWLITGKGGMYRQSVQATLFDSPPNILDEAQRVTPSNTTKAPVNEASTDKIGESHLPMNAINKKDVERVMIFFKDKTFSEYFPG, from the coding sequence ATGCAGGATAGGCTTCTTAAATTGCTTACCGGTAAGCAGCTAACGGCTACCAGATTTGCTGAAATTATTGGAGTGCAGAAGTCCAGCATTTCTCATATTCTATCAGGAAGAAATAAGCCTTCCTTCGATTTTATTGAGAAAATACTCCAAAAATTTCCTGAAATTAATCCTGAATGGTTAATTACTGGTAAGGGTGGAATGTACCGTCAATCAGTACAAGCTACCCTTTTTGATTCACCGCCTAATATTCTGGATGAGGCGCAACGTGTGACACCTAGCAATACTACAAAAGCGCCTGTAAATGAAGCATCTACAGATAAAATTGGGGAAAGTCATCTTCCTATGAATGCGATAAACAAAAAGGATGTAGAGAGGGTCATGATATTTTTCAAGGATAAGACGTTTTCTGAATACTTTCCTGGGTAG
- a CDS encoding DUF1571 domain-containing protein — MLSCLRNAVVGIAMIALNQNAWAAPQKNDQLKIFWSTLNKLEMENTISFQLRFSEVEPSGERNSKTGFFKLRKHPFDFYYRQDSPQKGLELLYVEGVNNNKVLIHRNSFPWISFSLDPLGNIMLRESRHPIFEAGYWYLVEVVKHITTVNKQASVTYEGEELCLEKQCFRFLVDNPSYRLEHYRTKKGETLYSIAKSQHLFLYTLRMLNPNVDPSCIPDLTMLTIPSDYARKMYVFIDKKELIPIKIEIYSDHGLLEEMEFTNVTQEVMLSPYDFSRDNTTYSF; from the coding sequence ATGTTAAGTTGTTTGCGAAATGCTGTGGTAGGAATTGCAATGATAGCATTAAATCAAAATGCATGGGCTGCCCCACAAAAAAATGACCAGCTTAAAATTTTCTGGTCGACATTGAACAAGCTCGAGATGGAGAATACCATCTCGTTTCAATTAAGGTTTAGTGAGGTTGAACCGTCAGGGGAAAGAAATAGCAAGACAGGCTTTTTTAAGCTGCGAAAACATCCATTTGACTTCTATTATAGGCAAGATTCGCCTCAAAAAGGATTAGAACTTCTTTATGTTGAAGGCGTTAACAACAACAAGGTATTAATTCATAGAAATTCATTTCCTTGGATATCCTTTTCTCTCGATCCTCTTGGTAATATTATGCTAAGAGAGTCTAGGCATCCAATTTTTGAAGCAGGCTACTGGTATCTGGTTGAAGTTGTGAAACATATCACTACAGTGAATAAACAGGCTTCCGTAACCTATGAAGGGGAAGAGCTCTGCCTTGAAAAACAGTGTTTTCGATTCCTAGTCGATAATCCTTCCTATCGGCTTGAACATTATCGAACAAAGAAGGGGGAAACCCTCTATTCTATAGCCAAATCACAGCATCTATTTCTCTACACCTTAAGGATGCTCAATCCCAATGTGGATCCCAGCTGTATCCCTGATCTAACAATGCTCACAATTCCATCTGATTACGCTAGAAAAATGTACGTATTCATTGATAAAAAGGAGTTGATACCAATAAAAATTGAAATTTATAGCGATCATGGATTGTTAGAGGAGATGGAGTTTACAAATGTAACCCAAGAAGTAATGCTCTCACCATACGATTTTAGCCGCGACAATACAACTTACTCATTCTAG
- a CDS encoding DUF2027 domain-containing protein, protein MELSVGSRVKFLNEVGEGTVVKILINNQVLVETKDGFDLPCLISDLILSSEPNKKENSRNSAITDTNESLLNKGGKPEILAASKIVEPESNSSSQLEGDKDPDGESVALLLALVPENSVHPTDGKMRMFLVNDGSYRAFYVISRAETSAHFQPLDAGMLEPDTKVLLGVISQTDLPQGITLNFQLLFFKNREFTLKPAEQFNISVSSVKLLRPGAYVVNDFFDEKAMLVKLTEKDTVEIPEPEKIKEAMLLPKSAATQSTANKVVTPEMEEVDLHIEELVDDYSTLTSKEILDIQLARFTTSLEGAIKSKVKRIVFIHGVGNGKLKFELRKLLDTTYAKLRYQDASFKEYGYGATLVMLK, encoded by the coding sequence ATGGAGTTAAGTGTAGGTTCTAGAGTGAAGTTTCTCAACGAGGTTGGAGAGGGAACCGTAGTTAAAATATTGATAAACAATCAGGTTCTGGTTGAAACCAAAGATGGATTCGATTTACCTTGCCTAATTAGTGACCTTATTCTTTCCAGTGAGCCCAATAAAAAAGAAAATAGCCGAAATTCGGCTATAACGGATACAAATGAATCCTTATTGAACAAGGGCGGAAAGCCTGAAATATTGGCTGCCTCCAAAATTGTAGAACCTGAAAGCAACTCTTCTTCACAATTAGAAGGAGATAAGGATCCCGATGGTGAAAGTGTTGCGCTACTGTTGGCACTTGTTCCAGAAAATTCGGTTCATCCAACAGATGGTAAGATGAGAATGTTCTTGGTAAATGATGGCTCATATCGGGCATTTTATGTTATTTCAAGGGCGGAAACTAGTGCTCACTTTCAGCCGTTGGATGCGGGAATGCTTGAACCTGATACGAAAGTGTTACTTGGAGTTATTTCACAAACTGATTTGCCACAAGGTATTACGTTGAATTTTCAACTCCTATTTTTCAAGAATAGGGAGTTTACATTAAAACCGGCGGAGCAGTTTAATATTAGCGTATCATCAGTAAAATTGTTGCGTCCAGGAGCTTATGTAGTGAATGACTTTTTCGATGAAAAAGCGATGTTGGTGAAACTTACGGAGAAGGATACCGTTGAAATTCCTGAACCGGAGAAGATTAAAGAGGCAATGCTCCTACCAAAATCGGCAGCAACACAATCCACCGCCAATAAAGTTGTGACTCCAGAGATGGAGGAGGTTGATCTGCACATTGAGGAGCTGGTTGATGATTATTCAACTCTCACATCAAAGGAGATTTTGGATATCCAGTTGGCACGGTTCACTACCTCCTTGGAAGGAGCAATAAAGTCAAAAGTGAAAAGAATAGTATTCATTCATGGAGTTGGAAATGGTAAGCTGAAGTTTGAGTTAAGAAAGCTGCTGGATACAACCTATGCAAAGTTGAGATATCAGGATGCATCGTTCAAAGAATACGGTTATGGTGCAACCTTAGTAATGTTAAAGTAG
- a CDS encoding S-adenosylmethionine:tRNA ribosyltransferase-isomerase: protein MQFIPVDIDNYTYQLPESRIAKFPVDDRDKSKLLIYKGGDIEDDQFANMPNLLKQKVFIFNNTKVIKARLLFKRATGATIEVFCLEPIQPVDYQEMFGSTKPVAWKCLVGNLKKWKEETLSMPLTIGHDTIKLEACREEPLPEGLIIRFSWDNTNISFGQVLEAAGAIPIPPYLNRKEETIDETRYQTVYSKWEGSVAAPTAGLHFTESVIQRLKLSGSQMVELTLHVGAGTFKPVKASSISQHTMHSEHFSVPLESLEVIKKSIGHIIAVGTTSVRTLESLYWIGVSMIDSAGGNCSFQLKQWDAYQLVDTIPAATAIDKLISFCKSEGITHFDGSTQIMISPGYKFHLINGMITNFHQPRSTLLLLISAFIGDDWKKVYQHAMENGYRFLSYGDSSLLLPASVE from the coding sequence GTGCAATTTATTCCTGTTGACATTGACAATTACACCTATCAACTACCTGAATCACGAATTGCAAAATTCCCAGTTGATGATAGAGATAAATCTAAACTGCTCATCTACAAGGGTGGAGATATTGAAGATGACCAATTTGCTAACATGCCGAACCTACTTAAACAAAAGGTATTTATCTTTAATAACACAAAGGTTATTAAGGCACGGCTTCTCTTTAAACGCGCAACAGGGGCTACCATTGAGGTATTCTGCCTTGAGCCAATACAGCCGGTTGACTATCAGGAGATGTTTGGCTCCACAAAGCCAGTTGCATGGAAGTGCCTAGTTGGAAACCTCAAGAAGTGGAAGGAGGAAACACTATCAATGCCGTTAACTATAGGCCATGATACCATTAAACTTGAGGCTTGCAGGGAGGAACCCCTTCCAGAAGGGCTAATTATCCGATTTTCTTGGGACAACACCAACATAAGTTTTGGACAGGTTCTAGAAGCAGCCGGTGCCATTCCAATACCACCCTACCTAAACAGAAAGGAAGAGACAATTGATGAGACAAGGTATCAAACTGTATATTCAAAATGGGAAGGGTCTGTTGCTGCTCCTACGGCAGGACTGCACTTTACTGAATCGGTTATTCAACGGCTTAAACTGAGTGGCTCTCAAATGGTTGAGTTGACACTTCATGTTGGTGCTGGAACGTTTAAACCAGTGAAAGCGAGTTCGATTAGCCAGCACACTATGCATAGTGAGCACTTTTCGGTACCCCTAGAATCATTGGAGGTGATTAAAAAAAGCATAGGGCATATAATAGCTGTTGGAACTACTTCCGTTAGAACACTTGAATCCCTTTACTGGATTGGGGTAAGCATGATAGATAGTGCAGGTGGCAACTGTTCCTTTCAACTCAAACAGTGGGATGCATACCAACTTGTGGATACTATTCCGGCGGCCACAGCAATTGACAAGTTAATCTCGTTTTGTAAATCTGAGGGTATCACCCATTTTGATGGTTCAACTCAAATAATGATCTCACCAGGTTATAAATTTCATTTGATCAATGGTATGATAACCAATTTTCACCAACCACGTAGTACTCTACTGCTACTGATTTCAGCATTTATTGGAGATGATTGGAAAAAGGTATACCAGCATGCAATGGAGAATGGCTATAGGTTCTTGAGCTATGGAGATTCTTCATTGCTCCTTCCAGCCAGTGTCGAATGA
- a CDS encoding YgiQ family radical SAM protein codes for MVNISKTMWLPTSKKEIESLGWEQPDVILFSGDAYVDHPSFGIAVIGRILEHAGFKVAIVPQPNWRDDLRDFKKLRPPRLFFGISSGAMDSMVNHYTANKRIRSNDAYTPNGQAGFRPDYAVSVYSNILKQLYPEIPVVIGGIEASLRRLTHYDYWSDSLMPSILYQSKADILVYGMGEKAIVQIAKLLDEGSAIQTATTIPQTAYISQVEPEDVNYVKLYSFQQCTESKTKFGQNFALIETESNRVSPSNLVEEGPAGFVIVNAPFPTATTAELDSYHDLPFTYLPHPRYDGKGAIPAFEMIKTSINIHRGCFGGCSFCTISAHQGKFVTSRSQKSIINEINKIKELPDFKGYLSDLGGPSANMYMMKGKDLTQCEKCRRPSCIFPKICKNLNTSHRPLLDLYHNVSKIEGIKKAFIGSGIRYDLFLTDGVGDPFENYEYLKEVILHHTSGRLKVAPEHTAPSVLKRMRKPDFGLFEKLDMEFNKINRSAGVNFQLIPYFISSHPGSTEQEMRQLSDVTRSLDFKLEQVQDFTPTPMTLSSTIFYTGIDPYTGEKVYVARTKEEKLRQRDYFFWYKKPQESRAQSNRNNWKVRYKKK; via the coding sequence ATGGTTAATATTAGCAAAACAATGTGGCTACCCACATCTAAAAAGGAGATAGAATCACTCGGGTGGGAACAACCTGACGTTATTCTATTCTCTGGCGATGCTTATGTTGACCATCCTTCGTTTGGTATTGCAGTAATAGGCCGAATTCTTGAGCATGCTGGTTTTAAGGTTGCCATTGTTCCCCAACCAAACTGGAGGGATGACCTTCGTGACTTTAAAAAGTTAAGACCTCCACGCCTTTTTTTTGGAATTTCCTCGGGTGCCATGGACTCCATGGTCAACCATTACACTGCCAACAAGCGCATCAGAAGCAATGATGCCTACACACCAAATGGTCAAGCTGGCTTTCGACCTGACTATGCTGTAAGCGTATATAGCAATATTCTCAAACAACTCTACCCAGAAATACCAGTAGTAATTGGAGGAATTGAAGCTTCACTTCGACGACTTACACACTACGACTACTGGTCAGACTCCTTGATGCCATCCATTCTATATCAGTCCAAGGCCGACATTCTGGTTTATGGAATGGGGGAAAAGGCTATTGTTCAGATTGCTAAGTTACTAGACGAAGGAAGTGCAATTCAAACAGCTACGACCATACCGCAGACCGCCTATATTTCACAGGTAGAGCCAGAGGACGTAAATTATGTTAAGCTCTACTCCTTTCAGCAATGCACAGAAAGTAAAACTAAGTTTGGGCAGAATTTTGCTCTCATCGAAACGGAGTCAAATAGAGTCTCTCCAAGCAACTTAGTTGAAGAGGGACCTGCAGGTTTTGTTATTGTGAATGCTCCATTCCCAACAGCTACCACAGCGGAATTGGATTCCTATCACGATCTACCTTTCACCTACCTGCCTCACCCCCGCTATGATGGAAAGGGAGCAATCCCTGCATTTGAGATGATAAAAACATCAATTAATATTCATCGTGGATGCTTTGGTGGTTGTTCTTTCTGTACCATTTCCGCTCATCAGGGAAAGTTTGTTACAAGTAGATCGCAGAAATCTATCATTAATGAAATAAACAAGATAAAGGAGTTGCCAGATTTCAAGGGCTACCTATCTGACCTTGGTGGACCATCGGCCAACATGTACATGATGAAGGGAAAGGACCTAACCCAATGTGAAAAGTGTCGACGCCCCTCCTGCATTTTCCCCAAAATTTGCAAGAACCTTAATACCTCCCATCGCCCACTACTCGATCTCTACCACAACGTTTCGAAAATTGAAGGCATAAAAAAAGCATTCATAGGTAGCGGAATACGTTACGATCTTTTCTTAACTGACGGCGTTGGTGATCCATTTGAAAATTATGAATACTTGAAGGAGGTCATTCTGCATCACACCTCCGGACGGTTAAAGGTGGCTCCTGAGCACACCGCTCCATCGGTATTAAAGAGAATGCGAAAACCAGATTTTGGACTTTTTGAGAAGTTGGATATGGAGTTTAATAAAATCAATCGTTCAGCCGGGGTAAACTTTCAGTTAATACCGTACTTCATATCAAGCCATCCGGGCTCCACAGAACAGGAGATGAGGCAGCTCTCAGATGTTACTCGAAGCTTAGACTTTAAATTGGAGCAGGTTCAGGATTTCACACCTACCCCAATGACACTCTCGTCCACCATTTTTTATACAGGTATTGATCCCTATACAGGCGAAAAAGTTTATGTGGCCCGAACCAAGGAGGAAAAATTGCGACAACGGGATTACTTTTTTTGGTATAAAAAGCCTCAGGAATCAAGAGCACAAAGTAACCGTAACAATTGGAAGGTTAGGTACAAAAAAAAGTAG
- a CDS encoding V-type ATPase 116kDa subunit family protein: MGLIHVSEKHQHIGEKEKNLLDLIAQLKGAISFLEGKQASEQPNLKEFSLDDFLARLAAIRKENEQLENQEKRVEKELKDVRPWGDFSASDLNRLASLGLTLKYYSVAEKRFNPNWFQEFPIEEIARIDGTVYFVAVYQEGDAIIHDAIEMKPPVASFSEKTEELALIRQQLDHIVAEYGSMASQKELLEKEMLKAQNSLVIQKVWDDTLLEADEKVMLLEGWAPTEQRKVIEEFAEVNGVYYLAEEGKVEDNPPILLKNNRFAKLFEPIGALFSLPVYNEIDLTSFFAPFFMMFFGFCLADAGYGVILLLVATIFKSKVKADLRPIMSLIQWLGLATIIFGIITGTLFGVDLLKLNLGWASSLHNIMLDSQKLFRLALMVGAVQILFGMAIKAFNLAKQNNWWYAVTTIGWFVFISFTAACYALGGIVPALKPWGHLHLIVAAVTGIAIFFFNSPGKNPFLNFGLGIWDSYNMATGLLGDVLSYIRLFALSLSGAILGGVYNSLAFGMAPDIIIVKQIVIVLILVVGHSINLFMGGLGALVHPMRLTFVEFYKNANFTGGGTLYNPFKKNN, encoded by the coding sequence ATGGGGTTGATACATGTGTCGGAAAAGCACCAGCATATTGGCGAAAAGGAGAAGAACTTGCTAGATTTGATTGCCCAGCTTAAAGGTGCAATCTCTTTCTTGGAGGGGAAGCAGGCTTCAGAGCAACCCAATCTGAAGGAGTTTTCACTCGACGACTTTCTGGCAAGGTTAGCTGCGATTCGCAAGGAGAATGAGCAACTTGAAAACCAAGAAAAAAGAGTTGAGAAGGAACTGAAGGATGTTCGTCCATGGGGCGATTTTTCTGCCTCCGATCTCAATAGGCTTGCCTCTCTTGGTCTCACACTGAAGTATTACTCTGTTGCAGAAAAACGTTTTAACCCAAATTGGTTTCAGGAGTTTCCAATTGAGGAAATTGCTCGCATCGATGGCACTGTGTACTTTGTCGCCGTTTATCAGGAGGGTGATGCCATAATTCATGATGCCATCGAGATGAAACCTCCCGTTGCGTCATTTTCAGAAAAAACGGAAGAATTGGCACTAATTCGACAACAGCTGGATCACATTGTGGCTGAGTATGGCTCCATGGCCAGTCAAAAGGAATTGCTTGAGAAGGAAATGTTAAAAGCCCAGAATTCTCTAGTTATTCAAAAGGTATGGGATGACACCCTTCTTGAAGCCGATGAGAAGGTTATGTTGCTAGAGGGATGGGCACCAACCGAGCAAAGGAAAGTAATAGAGGAATTTGCCGAAGTAAATGGAGTATACTATCTTGCTGAAGAGGGAAAGGTAGAAGATAATCCCCCAATACTGTTGAAGAATAATCGCTTCGCAAAGTTATTCGAACCCATTGGTGCTCTATTCTCATTGCCTGTTTATAATGAAATAGATCTAACTTCCTTCTTTGCTCCCTTCTTCATGATGTTCTTTGGCTTCTGTTTGGCCGATGCAGGGTATGGAGTAATATTATTATTAGTAGCGACCATCTTCAAATCAAAGGTTAAGGCTGACTTAAGGCCAATAATGTCGCTCATACAGTGGCTTGGTCTTGCAACCATTATTTTTGGTATAATTACTGGCACCCTATTTGGCGTTGACCTGTTAAAACTTAACTTGGGATGGGCCAGCAGTCTGCATAACATTATGCTCGATTCGCAAAAGTTGTTTCGTTTAGCATTGATGGTTGGTGCAGTTCAGATTTTGTTCGGCATGGCCATCAAGGCTTTTAACCTTGCCAAGCAGAATAACTGGTGGTATGCTGTTACTACAATTGGATGGTTTGTCTTTATTTCATTTACAGCGGCATGCTACGCACTTGGAGGTATTGTTCCTGCACTCAAACCATGGGGACATCTTCACCTAATTGTGGCAGCTGTTACAGGAATTGCCATCTTTTTCTTCAATAGTCCTGGCAAAAATCCATTTCTCAATTTCGGATTGGGAATTTGGGATAGCTACAACATGGCAACTGGTTTGCTAGGTGATGTCCTTTCCTACATTCGATTGTTTGCACTCTCTCTCTCGGGAGCAATTTTGGGAGGAGTGTATAACAGCCTTGCCTTCGGTATGGCTCCGGATATTATTATTGTAAAGCAAATTGTCATTGTTCTAATTTTGGTAGTTGGGCATTCAATTAACCTTTTCATGGGAGGGCTTGGAGCACTTGTGCATCCAATGCGTCTTACTTTTGTGGAGTTCTATAAAAATGCCAATTTTACTGGAGGGGGGACGCTTTACAATCCTTTTAAAAAAAATAATTAA
- a CDS encoding V-type ATP synthase subunit D yields MAIKFQFNKTSLNDLNKQLKIRVRALPTIKNKESALRLEVKKAKTIAEDLSNKLIQKMAEYDFMVGLWGEFEPGLITVEDVNLRVVKIAGVKIPILEDVIFTVKEFNVFSKPFWFTDGIKILQDLAYIGIEREFYLEKMKLLDFARKKTTQKVNLYEKVQIPGYEEAIRKIKRFLEDEENLSKSAQKIVKKRYEIVEDEQ; encoded by the coding sequence ATGGCAATAAAGTTTCAGTTTAATAAAACTTCACTTAACGACCTTAACAAGCAACTTAAAATCAGGGTAAGGGCTCTGCCTACCATTAAAAATAAGGAATCGGCCCTTCGCCTTGAAGTAAAGAAAGCCAAGACAATTGCCGAGGATCTGAGTAACAAGTTGATCCAGAAAATGGCTGAATATGACTTCATGGTTGGTTTGTGGGGTGAGTTTGAGCCAGGATTGATTACGGTTGAGGACGTTAACCTTAGGGTTGTTAAAATTGCAGGTGTTAAAATTCCAATTCTTGAGGATGTTATCTTTACGGTGAAGGAGTTTAATGTTTTTTCCAAACCGTTCTGGTTTACCGATGGAATAAAAATATTACAAGATTTAGCCTACATTGGCATTGAAAGAGAGTTTTACCTTGAGAAGATGAAACTACTTGACTTTGCTCGAAAGAAGACAACTCAGAAGGTAAACCTGTATGAGAAGGTTCAAATCCCCGGGTATGAAGAGGCTATTCGCAAGATAAAGCGTTTTCTTGAAGACGAAGAGAACCTTTCTAAATCTGCTCAAAAGATTGTAAAGAAACGTTACGAGATTGTGGAGGACGAGCAATGA